In one Bartonella grahamii subsp. shimonis genomic region, the following are encoded:
- a CDS encoding SufE family protein: MAETIGNIIENFSLLDNWEDRYRYVIELGHELPPFPESARNDAHKVPGCVSQVWLLSSRNNSEDPILTFQGDSDAHIVRGLIYILLAFYSGKKASEIRNSDAQELFEKLGLNENLTPQRSNGLKSMIKQIRSESYI, from the coding sequence ATGGCGGAAACAATCGGTAATATTATAGAGAACTTTTCGCTTTTGGATAATTGGGAAGATCGTTATCGTTATGTCATTGAGCTTGGCCATGAATTGCCACCTTTTCCGGAAAGCGCCCGAAACGATGCTCACAAAGTTCCTGGTTGTGTTAGCCAAGTATGGCTTTTATCTTCACGTAATAACTCAGAAGATCCAATATTGACGTTTCAAGGCGATTCCGATGCTCATATTGTGCGTGGACTCATTTATATACTTCTTGCTTTTTATTCAGGCAAAAAAGCTTCTGAAATTCGCAATTCTGATGCCCAAGAGCTCTTTGAAAAACTTGGTTTAAATGAAAATCTTACACCACAACGATCAAATGGTCTAAAATCAATGATTAAACAGATTCGTAGCGAAAGCTATATATAA